CGAGCGGAGACTCCCGCGAGGGCGAGGCGGCCAGGTCGTCCGGCGGGAAGACGGTCAGCGTGCAGGCGCGGATGCCGCCCAGCGACTCGGGCAGGTCGAACACCTTGTGCCACTCGTCCTTCTCCGGGTCGTACTTCTGCACGATCTCCACCATGCAGCGGTTGTTCCACGAGTAGCCCCCGACCACGTAGATCTTGCTCTCGAAGACGGCCACGCCGACGTCGCTCTGCCCGCGCAGCATGGCCGCGATGGGCGTCCACTGGTCCAGGGCGGGCGAGTAGTACTCGCAGCTGAGCACGTCGTCGTAGTCGCTGGTGCCGCGGAAGTGGTTGCCGCCGATGACGTAGAGCCGGTCCCCCACCGTGCACATGCAGTGCAGCCCCCGCACCGTCGTCATCGGGGCCTTCTGCGCCCAGCGGTCCGTGTCCGGGTCGAAACTCATCAGCTCCTTCTGGAACGTGTCGTGGGTGATGCCCCCTGCAGAGACGCGCGGGAGGCCGGCCTGAGGATGGGGCCGCGCCAGAGGAGCGTGGAGGCCGCGTAGGAGCGGGGGTCAGAGAGTGGGCGGGGACGCCCCAGAGGTTGGAGTCAGGGCGTGGGTGGGGACGTGCCAGATGAAGGTGGGTCAGGATGGGGGCGGGGATGCGCTCGAGGCGGGAGACAGCCTATGGGCAGGGATGTGCCGGAGCAGGGGGTCGGCAGGCAGGCGGGATCGCGCCAGAGATGGGTGCGGACGGGGACGACCCGCCTCCTCGGCCCCCGGACGAGATCCCCTCACCTGACACGTATACGACGCCCCCGGGCACGGtctcccccgccgtcccccgggaCTCGGGCACCGCTCGCTTTGGCGTGGGCCCGACTCACCTGAGATGTACATGAGTCCCCCGTACACGGTCCCCGCGTGGCCGTAATGGGGCTCATTCATCTTGGCCACGTAACTCCACTCATTCATCCTGGGATTGTAGCACTCCACGGTGGCTGTACGGAAGGAAACGAAAAAGGTCGGCGGCGGCTCTCGCCAACCGCCCTCCCTAGCCCCTCCCGTGCTCCCCCGGGGTCCGGTGGCCCGCAACGCAGACTGCCTGAGGGCTGGACGGGAGCCCGAGGGatgtggggagggcggggagacgggAGGGCCGGGAAGCCTAACGGCACCGGTAGCGACCGCCGTTACGCCCCCGGCCGCGGCGCCCGCCGTGCCACGACCGAGCCACTGCCCACGCTACTGGATGGGTCGCTGATTGGGCCACCGACCTGGGCACCCACGGTGGCCGGACTTCGTTCCCCGGCTCCCGGGAGCCGGCCCAAGCCAAGGCCCCCGATGTACCCGGGACGGGGAAAGGACGGCGGAGAGGCAGGGTAAACCCCTCCATAGCCACGACGACCCCGTCCAAGAGGGTGACCACCACCCCAGCTGAAACCGCCAAGACTCCTCCGGCGTCGCTGCCGAGAGGCAGATGCCCCTGGGCTGGGCAGATTGGGGGTGGGGCAtctggagagcggggggaggaggaggagggcgacacTCCTCTCCTGATTTGCACTGATTCATCTTGCTGGGTGAGTGTCCCCCAACCCAGCTGGGctgtcagccccttgagggcacGGATCGGGTCTCCCATTCCTGGCGGACTTTCCCACCGGTCCAGCCCTCTCCCCCCagacaaagccctactaaaatcatatctccgccAGAAAGCTTTCCTCGATTCGTCTCTCATCACCCTACCTAATGCCTCctctgcccttctgcatcactgagCTCCGGTAGCAGTTCTGGGGAGATCGCTAAACTACGTTACTTCCCCCCTACCTGTTACTGATTCCAAGgtctgcctcctccaagaggcctgccctgattaaatcctcctcgcctcttctcccactcccttctgcgtcaccttgacttgctccctttaggtgtcgcccctcccggcccaacggcacttacatacgtagctctaatttatttcaattaacgcctgcctccccctctagaccgtaggctcgttgcaggcagggaacgagtcGGTTTATCgttataccgtattctcccaagtgcttagtacggtgctttacacacggtacacgctcaataaattcaactgaatgaacgaatagataGCTCCTCCACTAGGCTGAGGGTtcctggtgggcggggattgtgtccattcactctattgtgctctcccaagcactgagtacagtgctctgcaccgactAGGCACGTAATAAACATCAACGTTTGACTGGGCCGCTCGGGGGAGAGTTgcggatggagagaggagaaccggggtgtctcccctctggaccgtgagctcgctgcgggcggggaaccgATCTGTCGCCGCttacgttgtcctctcccgagctctcggtacagtgctctgcacccagtaagctctcaaatatcaGCGAGTGAGTGACCAaccggatggtccgtgctgggtcatcGTGGGGAgaatcggggatggagaggggagtgtcTGCAATGTCGGATGGTCCGTGGTCGCTCACCTTGGGGAGGgttagggaaggagaggggagaatcgggggtGTCCGACGGCCCAGGCCTGATCACGGGATGCCTGATcgtgggaagctgcgtggctcagtggaaagagcccgggcttgggagtcagaggtcatgggttcgaatcccggctctgccacttgtcagctgtgtgaccgtgggcaagtcacttaacttctctgtgcctcagttccctcatctgtaaaatggggatgaagaccgtgagcctcacgtgggacaacctgattaccctgtatctatcccagcgcttagaacggtgctctgctcatagtaagcgcttaacaaataccaacattatcatcattattattgttattatcaccgaGAGGGGAGTCGGGGGTGTCGGCTGGCGCGAACTGGATccccgggggagagtcaggggtgtggggacAACGCATCCCTAGCCACGAGGGCAGCCGTCCGGGAGGACCGCCGGCATCTGGCTCCTCCCTGCGCCCCGGAGaccccgggggaggcgggccgAGCGCCACTGTCCGTGCCCGGGGTCCGCGAGGTCCCCGGGAGAACCGGCCGGGGACCGCCCGCGGAGGCCCCGGGGCCGACTCACCCAGCTCGCCGGCGGCATTGCGACCGCCCACGGCGTACAGGTGGCCCTGCAGGGCACTCAGGTGGAAGAAGGTGCGCTTCTCGTTGAGCGAGGCCACCTGCATCCACTTGTCGTAGCGCGGGTCGAAGCGGAAGACCGTGTCCACGGCCGTCTTGCCCTTAGTGTCGTAGTTGCTCTGGCCGCCCACCACGTAGAGGAAGTTCCCGATGACGGCGATGCCGTGCTGGTAGCGGGGGGCGTCCATGGCGGCCAGCGACTTCCAGCGACGGGCCTTCTCGTCGTAGAGCCGcagctccttgctgaccaccagcTGCTGCCGCAGGACCCCGCCCAGGGTGACCAGGTGGGTGCTGTCCGAGCGGATGGCGGTGCGGTCCGACTGCATGACCGGCTGCATGTAGGGCATCATCTGGTAGTTGCTGGCCTCCAGCAGCAGGTTGACGCAGGCGTTGTCCGTGCGCATGAAGTCCACCGTCTGCACGTGGTTGATGAGGTCCTGCGGCAGCATGAGCGGGAAGCGGATGTTGAGCATGAGCTTGGCGGCGTGCTCCATGCGGGGGTGCTCCAGGCGCGGGTCCTCGGCGCGCAGCCAGCGGCAGGCCGCCTTGAACAGCTCCAGCTCCGGGCAGTGCTTCAGGCTGTTGCTGGCCAGCACGAAGGCCAGGCGCTCCAAGGGCAGCTGCAGGAAGGCGCCGCTGCTCAGCAGGGCGGGGAAGTTCTTCAGGATGAAGCCGTTCACGTACTTGTCCACCTCCGTCAGGTTGTAGGTGTTGGCGATCCGCCCCACCTCCACGCAGTTTTCCAGAGAGACCTGCGGCGCgcacgggggcggggagagccgtCAGCCCGCCGACGGCTGCGTGGGCCCTTGGGCCTCCCCGTGTCcacgcccccccgcctccctccccgtgcCCGCCGGCCCCCACACCTCCCTCCCCGTGCCCGCGGGGCTGAGGCACCGGTGGCCGGGCCAGGTCGGGCATGCGGCCCCGGCTCGGACCAGAACGAGCGACGGGTGGAAAGAAGCTACTTCTCCCTAGTTGAGCACTGTGCagctgaggggcggggggataaaggagggaagggggtctcACGCTTCCCGCCTCAGGTTTcccgcccccctcagcccccaccctctgctgccGGCGACTTTCAGCCCCACATCTCGTGCCCCAGTGGTTCTCCCGCCCCCTAGATGACATGGTGAAGGACAACTCCCAGGAAGCCAGAGGGCCCCAGTGCCCAAAGCGAAGGACTCACACGACCCCTCCGAGGACGTGGGCACCTCTAGGACGGGAGCACCACAACTCAATAGCTCTCGGGTTGGAAAATCCGTCCCGCAACGAGCAGCTGACGGTATCAGGGCCTCCTATCCTTgacaagggaggaagggaaggaagaagggccgAGGGGACAGGGTGCAGACAGGGATGAGGagtcacgagacctgggttctgatcccggccccgtcgcttgcctgttgtgtgacctggggcaagtcacttcacttctctgggcttcggtctcctcatctgcaaaatggggagcagatacctgtcctccctcccttagACCGTCAGTCCCAGcggaacagggattggatccgtTCTGATGGTCCTGTATctggtccagtgcttagcatttagTAAGCGTCTGACAAATAGCACAGGTCAACAGAGGGCCGAGGGAactgggccgggggaggtgggggtggcgtGCGCGGGGTGCGACTGCGTCCCCTCTGGGATCACACAGGGCACAATCAGAGGCCACAGGCTCAGACTGCATCAGGAAGCTTCCCGTTGCAAGTCAGGGACAACTTCCCAACCCCAAAGAGAATGAGATGGGGAAAAAATAACAGAACAGGCAGGGGCGTCTTCACCAAGAGCATCTATTCAGCTATTATTCAGGACATTCACACTCCCGTCTGACCCGGAGgcaggagagcaggagagcagcCGGGCAGAGGTGGAAGAGCGGGGCCGGAGCAGGAGGGTGGGCTGGGGCAGGCAGCCAGGGCAGGAGGGTAGGCGAGGCAGGAGGCTAGGGCGGGAGGGCAAGCAGGGTGGCCACAGCAGGAAGGCAGGCCAGGCGGCAGGGGCGGGAAGGCGGGCTGGGATACCGGGGCAGGAGGGCGGCcaaggcaggagggcagggcaggaaggTGGCCAGGGCAAGACGACATCCGAGGCAAGAGGGCAGGGCGGCTGGGCGGCTGGGTCGCTCAGTCAGATTATTGGAATGTCAGGACGGGACCAGTGCAGTTGGGATGAAATGGAACCATCTCTTACCCCGGATATAAGAAAAACTTTACAGAAATCCAAAACGGGTAAAATCTGCAAAAAGCTGGCAGCTTCCAGAGTGTCCTGAAGGTTGTCCATGCTTAGAGAAAGCTTGGCAGTGTAGATGAAATCGATAATCTTCTTCAGGCCGATCCTGTTCACACCATGGAGTTTAATGCACATCAAGTCTTGCTCTTTCATTCCACCTAAGAAGAAACACTGAGCTAAGGCAGGGCAGCCTTCTTTTCATCAAAGCTGACAGCATTCCTCCTTGGCACATGCAAAGAAGTGGAAGCCAACATACTCAGTGGCAGTGCCACTGCTGCCAAGGTGAAGACCGGGCGTGCACCGAGGCACTAGAAGAGCCACGCAAGGCAGGCCGGGGCGGGCAGGGCGATGGGGGGTGGCCCGGGTGAACCATCACGGCAAATTCCCGCTCGTTGAGGCCGGGTGGTCCGCAGAAACACAGAGCTGGACGTTCGCCGCCACGGACCGGCTCGGCCTCACGACGGCAAGACCCGCCACCGCCTCGGCCGCCCGGCGGGCAGACTGACACCCCGGAAGACGGAGCGGCGACACCCACCTGTGAACATGGCTTTGAAGTAATCGCTGGCCGACGCCATCATCGCCCTGTGGACGGGAAACacctcgtccccgtcccccgggaccAGGGTCACGTCGCAGAGCAGCCCTTCCATCCGCAGCTGGTCAAAGCCCTGCGAACGAGGCAACCGCAGAGTCCGCAGGGGCCCGGGGGCCTGCGGGACACACGTCCGAAGGGCCCggcaactctcattcattcaattcattccatcgtatttatcgagtgcttactgtgtgcagagcaccgtactaagcgcttggaaagtacaattcagcaatgaagagagacaatccctgtccacaccgggcttacagtttagaaaggggaagacagatagcaaaacaagtaaacaggcatcgatataaataaatagaattacagacatatacacatccaaacaagtaaacaggggaACCGAGCCGGGGGCCGCACGGGGTCAGTctcgaggccccgagaagttctGGCCCGCGAATGACCGGCAGAGTTCCTTTGGGTCGGTCACGGGAGCCAATGAGAGAAACCCATATGTCAAGAAACACTCTTCTGGGAAAAGGCCTCGAGGGCTTCCGTCACCCCGGAGGCTGATCCGAACCCCAAATGGCTCGGAAACCCTGAAGGAAGGagacctctaggctgtcagctcctgtgggctgagcacctgtctaccaactctgttttactggactctcccaagtgcttagtccagtgctctgcacaccgtaggcgctcaataaataccactgattgaaggaccCTCATCAACGGCCACTGGGCCTCTCGCCCCACGCCTGCAGCCGGCACCACCAGGTAAGAGGTCCGCGGCTGGGCCTAGGAGGCGTCGACATGAAAGGCACTGCCTACCACAGTCCCTGGACGCTGCTGCCTTGGAGGAATCACGAAGGAATCCTGCCTCTCGCCACCggctcccctccaccccgaccTTTCCCCCGAATGAGGCCGAGTAGAGCCGGGCTCGGGAAAGCCCCCGAGGTGGGATTTCCCCGGTGCCCCTGgctacccctctccctctccgcctcTGCTCAGCATCAGGCAGCCTGCCAGCTCAGGCCTCAACAGTCTGTTCTGAGAACGGGTCTGTTGGTCCCGGAGCTGGAATGCTGGTCCCAGCAGTCTATGGAACTGGCCCAAAGATACATTCCCCAGCACCCCATTGGGGCCCACCAGAAACACTAATGCAgcggggcctactggaaaggacatgggcctgggagtcagaggacctgggttctcatcccagttccaccatctcTCTGAtacggtgtgaccctgggcaaaaatctctgtgcctcggtcacttcatctgtaaaatggggactgagactgtgagtcctatatgggacatcgattgggtccaacctgattagcttctatctactccaccacttagtacagtgcctggcacatagggagtgcttaaataccataagtggtcaataaattgaCTGAAAAAATGAATATTTCACTCTGCCTGCACTGCgtatctctctctcactctctcttacacacacacacacagacggcGAGAcggagagcaagagagaaaggaagcgacCAGGAAGAACCTAGACTTTGGCGATAAACCAAGTTCCCAGATGGAGACGGGATAAACATTCAGTAAGGGCATGTGGCAATTTGGACAACCGCCAAAGTTAGGTTGGTGGATGGACCATCTTCCCCATCCACCTAGGGGGCACCCAGCCAACTCATCTGAGAGACGGGCTCCGTTACCTGTAAGACCACAGAACTATGGGTATTGCTGGTGAAAAAGCGTGTGGTTCCTGTCTTGGAAGACTGCAGGTGGGCAGACACTCCCATTTCGCCACCAGGGAGGGACACTTTCATGTGAGGGTCGTCCTCTTCCACCAGAGATCTGAGAAAAATTGCGGATAAACGAGACGGGTTAGTCACCCCTTTGATTACAAAGGCCGAGTCATTAGTCAGCATGACTACCCTGGTCGGCCAGGCGACGCTCAAGTAAACTGAGGGTCCGTGCGCATGTGTGGACTCTGgccttccccgtccctcccctcccctccccctccatctctttgCGGATGGAGGCTGGGATGCCACTGTAAGGCTCTGAGAATTTGGATCCCTTCGCTCAGGCTCTCAGTCTCCAAGGCTTCGCAACAGGCCCGTCCACGCGGTGCGGTGGCCTCGGTTATGGGATTTCTCTCTGCCACTCTCTCGAGAGGTTCCCGGTGGCACGAGGAAGCTACGTGGACCAGCTGCTGACCTCCGGAGGGAGGAAGGCGGGTGAAGGGCCCCGGGGTCAGGTCTCAGCTGTGAGCGGTGGTCCGCATCTCCATGAAACTCCCGTCTCTATCAGGCTGGGGTCGCTTGGGTCGCGTGAAACCGTCGgcctggggcagggcaggagtGAGGAGGACACGGCGCCTCGGTGCCTGCCCATCTGCCGCCAGTAGCGTCAGGAGGCGCCGCCTGCCCCACGGGAGAGGCCCGTCTTGCGGAtgtgggggccgggcccgggcgtgAGCCCCGGGGTTGCGGCGCGAGGGTCTCCTTGGCTGCCACGTGCTCCTGCTCTCCTGCTCCGCAAGCTGAGCGAACGCCACGGGCTCTGCTCACTGCCAGGCCCCTTCGCCGAGGCCTCCCCAGACGACGACCACCGGCCGAATGACACCCCAAGCCTCACCCAACGACAACGATCCCCTGATGCTCCGGGCCTCCCCGCAACGTCCCACGTGTCCCCCAGTGATGATGTCCATCTCCCGACACCCCAGGCCTGTCCCATTGCCAACGCAGCCACTGCCACTGCCGCCCCAGATCCCCGCCATGGATGATTCCCCGACAACCCCTGCTGAGCCTGAGCTGCTCCCTGAGGGGCTGGGCCCTCCGGGGGGCAGGGCGTGAGAAGCGCACCCTCCCGGAGCCCAACGCCGTGGTCCTGCAGCCCCCAGAGGGTCCCGCCCGCTCCCAGAAAGGCCTCAGGCCCGGGCAGAACGCAGGCAAGAGTCAGAGCAAGAGGCATTCACAGTTCAGGTGACAAAAACCGCTTGCCCAGTTTGCACAATTCTCCTGGTCTTTAAggtaaagagaaaaagaaaagtcagAAGATGTGAACGTCCAGTAGGTTTTAATCAGTCACTATTCAATTGAacgtttagtgtgtgcagggcactgtactaagctcttgggagagaatgacataacggaattggtagacacttcctgcccacaacgagcatacagcttagaggagacagacattaatagaaataaacagattaCAGATACGGaaaagtgctgcgggactgaggatggggtgaataaaggatgcgatccaagtacaagggtgatgcagaaaggagtgggaaaagatgaaatgaaggcttagtcaggggaggcctcttggaggagatgtgcttttcatgaggctttgaaggtggggagagtgaatgtccgacagatatgaagaaggagggcgttccaggccactggcaggatgtgggtgaggggtcagtagcacgagaagcagcgtggtcttggggataaagcacgggtctgggagtcaggaggacctgggatctgatcttggctccgtcacacgtctgctatgtgaccttgggcatgtcactttacttctctgtgcctcagttacctcatctataaaatggggattaagactgtgagcacaatgtgggacagagattatgtctaactcaattaccttgtgtctaccccagtgcttagtacagtgcctggcacatagcacttagcaaaatcactattattattatcatcaaggcaGACGAGTTTtaagtacaatgagtagattggcattagaggagcaaagtatgagggctgggttgtagtaggagagtagattGGTGAGGCAAGAGTGGACAAGATGATTGCGTGTCTTAAAgccgatgttaaggagtttctgtttgatgcagaggttgatgggcaactaattggaagttcttgaggagtggggaaacgtggaacTGAACAGTTTcgtaaaaaatgatctgggcagcagagtgaaatctgcagtggagtggggagagacaggaggcagggaggtcagcgaagaggctgacgcagtaatcacagcagaataggataagtgcttggattaatgtggtaacagctggatggaaaggaaaggatgggttttagcagtgttgtgaaggttgaactgacaagatttggcgaCAGATATGGGTCGAAAGGGAGAGATAAGTCGAGGAGAATGGCAAGGttacggggaggatggtggtgctgtccacagtgatgggaaagtcgggggcggaggggggggaatGGGACAGGGTTAACTGTGactatgagaagttctgttttggatgggttaagtttgaggtgtagccgggacagccaagtagagatgtcctgaaggcaggaggaaatgtgagattgcagagcaggagagacgtgggggaggtttgggaatcatccacttagggatggtagttgcagccatgggagcaaatgagttcttcaagggagtgggtggagatggagaatagaagggggccctgAATCGAGTTTTGAGGGACTCCCgtagtgagggagaggaaggcagagggagagcccacaaaagagactgagaatgagcagacaaGACAGACaggggaactgggagaggacagggtcagcgaAGCCaaagctggataatgtttccacagtgtcaaaggcagctgagaggtcgaggaggattaggattcattcgatcgtacttatcgagtgcttactgtgcgaagagcaccgtactaagcacttgggagagtacggtgtagaacccgttggatttggcaataaggagattaatggtgacttttgagagggcattttctgtggagtgaagggggcagaagccagattggagtggttCAAGGAAAAAACTTGACAAAGACAAAAAactggagaggaagtagaggcagcagaTGTAGAAAACTGGTTCAAGTAGTCTGGAGAGGACTGGTAGgtgggagatagggcgataactggagggagccaaagggtcaagggagggtatttttagaaCGGggagtgtttgaaagcagtggggaaaaagccactggggagtgatggttgaagatggcggtcagagaAGGAAGGGGCCAGCTTTCTGATAAGGCTCCTAGCAACGAGGTCCCTATGTCAAGTAGTtaagaaacgctccgggcatgtcactcccctcctcaaaaacctccagcggttgtccatcaaccttcgcatgaaacaaaaactcctcactcttggcttcaaagctctccatccccttgccccctcctacctcacctcccttctctctttctactgcccatcccgtacactccactcctctgcagctCAACTCCTCagggtcccccgttcgcgcctgtcccgccgccgacctctggcccacgtcctactgctctcctggaacgccctccctcctcacgtccaccgaacaaactctcttccccgcttcaaagtcctactgagagctcacctcctccaggaggccttcccagactgagctcccctttccctctgctcctcctcccctccccccgcccgccctctgctcttcctccatcccctcccctcagcactgtgcttatttgtatgtattatttattcccctatttattttgtaaatgagacgTATATCTCCATGAtcctatttatcctgatgatgttgtctagctttgttttgatctgttttgctttgctgtctgtctcccccactttaagactgtgagcccgttattgggcagggattgtttctgttgccgaactgtacattccaagcgcttggcacagtgctctgcacatagtaagtgttcaataaatactgttgaatgaatgaagaaatgagaaATGCAATGCGAAACCTCAGATTCTAAAGCAAAAGGCTttgttctctcacacacacacacacacacacacacacacgcatgcatgggcactccctctcctccccccggcttcccccccccccaatgtctGCATGCACACGCATGCACATCCTCGCCCACAGATACGTGAACAAAGCCTCAGAGTTTGACGGGTTGACAGCCACAGCTCCCGGCCATGGCTGTGACTGAAGACCCCAGAAGCAGACCTCGCCTCCaccttacccaagaccacactcACTTGCACCTCAGGGACCACACTCACACCTTGGGGGACCGCATTCTCACCTCAGGGACCACATTTTTTTATGAGTGAATAACACCAACAACAGCACCGGAGTCCCTCGGTGGGAtcatttcaatcaatggcatttattgagcacttactgtgcgcagaacactttgcaaagcacttgggagagtacaatacatatgCGTACGTAGACACCatttctgaccacaaggagcttactgacaAAAGAGACAGGTGGCCAATTCCGGACTGATATGCATATAAGCGCTGGGGActtggggaggggtgaatatccaagtgcctAGGGGGAATCGATCAGTCTAATCAAGCAGTCTATACTTCAACCagatgcccggatcatttttctacaaaaacattcagtctgtgtttctccactcctcaaggacttccactggttgcccatccacctctacatccaccagaaaatccttacccttgacttgaaagcactcgatcacctcgtcccctcctacctttcctctctgctctggacacagtaagcactcaataaacaccactgatcgactgactgtcaCAAAATCCCGTCGCTTCTCCCTTTACAGCAAGCCCACCCATCCAAGCATCCCAATTGCTTACCAGAccgatccaagcccttatcctatcccgccttgatcaccgcatcggcctcctcactgaattcccctttctgtctcttccgacttcagtccgtacttcactctgttgcccggattgttttttctacagaaatgtttcgTGCATGTCTCCCGGGTCCTCAATAACCT
This window of the Ornithorhynchus anatinus isolate Pmale09 chromosome 6, mOrnAna1.pri.v4, whole genome shotgun sequence genome carries:
- the KLHL13 gene encoding kelch-like protein 13 isoform X3 — translated: MLSFLARLQCCGPREEDGSDDGKAILCRSLVEEDDPHMKVSLPGGEMGVSAHLQSSKTGTTRFFTSNTHSSVVLQGFDQLRMEGLLCDVTLVPGDGDEVFPVHRAMMASASDYFKAMFTGGMKEQDLMCIKLHGVNRIGLKKIIDFIYTAKLSLSMDNLQDTLEAASFLQILPVLDFCKVFLISGVSLENCVEVGRIANTYNLTEVDKYVNGFILKNFPALLSSGAFLQLPLERLAFVLASNSLKHCPELELFKAACRWLRAEDPRLEHPRMEHAAKLMLNIRFPLMLPQDLINHVQTVDFMRTDNACVNLLLEASNYQMMPYMQPVMQSDRTAIRSDSTHLVTLGGVLRQQLVVSKELRLYDEKARRWKSLAAMDAPRYQHGIAVIGNFLYVVGGQSNYDTKGKTAVDTVFRFDPRYDKWMQVASLNEKRTFFHLSALQGHLYAVGGRNAAGELATVECYNPRMNEWSYVAKMNEPHYGHAGTVYGGLMYISGGITHDTFQKELMSFDPDTDRWAQKAPMTTVRGLHCMCTVGDRLYVIGGNHFRGTSDYDDVLSCEYYSPALDQWTPIAAMLRGQSDVGVAVFESKIYVVGGYSWNNRCMVEIVQKYDPEKDEWHKVFDLPESLGGIRACTLTVFPPDDLAASPSRESPLAAP
- the KLHL13 gene encoding kelch-like protein 13 isoform X4 — translated: MDHPVHRGELMSAVLHDRDRSLVEEDDPHMKVSLPGGEMGVSAHLQSSKTGTTRFFTSNTHSSVVLQGFDQLRMEGLLCDVTLVPGDGDEVFPVHRAMMASASDYFKAMFTGGMKEQDLMCIKLHGVNRIGLKKIIDFIYTAKLSLSMDNLQDTLEAASFLQILPVLDFCKVFLISGVSLENCVEVGRIANTYNLTEVDKYVNGFILKNFPALLSSGAFLQLPLERLAFVLASNSLKHCPELELFKAACRWLRAEDPRLEHPRMEHAAKLMLNIRFPLMLPQDLINHVQTVDFMRTDNACVNLLLEASNYQMMPYMQPVMQSDRTAIRSDSTHLVTLGGVLRQQLVVSKELRLYDEKARRWKSLAAMDAPRYQHGIAVIGNFLYVVGGQSNYDTKGKTAVDTVFRFDPRYDKWMQVASLNEKRTFFHLSALQGHLYAVGGRNAAGELATVECYNPRMNEWSYVAKMNEPHYGHAGTVYGGLMYISGGITHDTFQKELMSFDPDTDRWAQKAPMTTVRGLHCMCTVGDRLYVIGGNHFRGTSDYDDVLSCEYYSPALDQWTPIAAMLRGQSDVGVAVFESKIYVVGGYSWNNRCMVEIVQKYDPEKDEWHKVFDLPESLGGIRACTLTVFPPDDLAASPSRESPLAAP
- the KLHL13 gene encoding kelch-like protein 13 isoform X2 gives rise to the protein MQGGGPTNPEGMDHPVHRGELMSAVLHDRDRSLVEEDDPHMKVSLPGGEMGVSAHLQSSKTGTTRFFTSNTHSSVVLQGFDQLRMEGLLCDVTLVPGDGDEVFPVHRAMMASASDYFKAMFTGGMKEQDLMCIKLHGVNRIGLKKIIDFIYTAKLSLSMDNLQDTLEAASFLQILPVLDFCKVFLISGVSLENCVEVGRIANTYNLTEVDKYVNGFILKNFPALLSSGAFLQLPLERLAFVLASNSLKHCPELELFKAACRWLRAEDPRLEHPRMEHAAKLMLNIRFPLMLPQDLINHVQTVDFMRTDNACVNLLLEASNYQMMPYMQPVMQSDRTAIRSDSTHLVTLGGVLRQQLVVSKELRLYDEKARRWKSLAAMDAPRYQHGIAVIGNFLYVVGGQSNYDTKGKTAVDTVFRFDPRYDKWMQVASLNEKRTFFHLSALQGHLYAVGGRNAAGELATVECYNPRMNEWSYVAKMNEPHYGHAGTVYGGLMYISGGITHDTFQKELMSFDPDTDRWAQKAPMTTVRGLHCMCTVGDRLYVIGGNHFRGTSDYDDVLSCEYYSPALDQWTPIAAMLRGQSDVGVAVFESKIYVVGGYSWNNRCMVEIVQKYDPEKDEWHKVFDLPESLGGIRACTLTVFPPDDLAASPSRESPLAAP
- the KLHL13 gene encoding kelch-like protein 13 isoform X1, with amino-acid sequence MPLKWKAGAAAAWKLPAPPGLKASRSPLCPVYISLVEEDDPHMKVSLPGGEMGVSAHLQSSKTGTTRFFTSNTHSSVVLQGFDQLRMEGLLCDVTLVPGDGDEVFPVHRAMMASASDYFKAMFTGGMKEQDLMCIKLHGVNRIGLKKIIDFIYTAKLSLSMDNLQDTLEAASFLQILPVLDFCKVFLISGVSLENCVEVGRIANTYNLTEVDKYVNGFILKNFPALLSSGAFLQLPLERLAFVLASNSLKHCPELELFKAACRWLRAEDPRLEHPRMEHAAKLMLNIRFPLMLPQDLINHVQTVDFMRTDNACVNLLLEASNYQMMPYMQPVMQSDRTAIRSDSTHLVTLGGVLRQQLVVSKELRLYDEKARRWKSLAAMDAPRYQHGIAVIGNFLYVVGGQSNYDTKGKTAVDTVFRFDPRYDKWMQVASLNEKRTFFHLSALQGHLYAVGGRNAAGELATVECYNPRMNEWSYVAKMNEPHYGHAGTVYGGLMYISGGITHDTFQKELMSFDPDTDRWAQKAPMTTVRGLHCMCTVGDRLYVIGGNHFRGTSDYDDVLSCEYYSPALDQWTPIAAMLRGQSDVGVAVFESKIYVVGGYSWNNRCMVEIVQKYDPEKDEWHKVFDLPESLGGIRACTLTVFPPDDLAASPSRESPLAAP